Proteins encoded together in one Salmo trutta chromosome 3, fSalTru1.1, whole genome shotgun sequence window:
- the LOC115183193 gene encoding apolipoprotein A-IV, with translation MKVLVVLAIAILSGCHANLFYADEPKPQLEQLTDAFWDYVAKATKTADDTVQMIRKSQLGQDVNDRITESADVASQYAISLQEQLPPAAKDLMTKITQEAEVLRERLEQDLGSVKGKLEPYAEEIKTQVQQRVEQLKQDLAPYAESLDSEALRATLLQKSEELKGSLEQSVKEMQSQLGPYTDELKQKVDLRLQDFQKSVAPLAENLQSQLTTRAQMVQQSLAPYAEDLKDKLDPYAQDLKAQLTALYQAFTNTN, from the exons ATGAAGGTGTTGGTGGTGCTTGCAATTGCTATACTCTCTG GTTGCCATGCTAACCTATTCTATGCTGATGAGCCCAAGCCACAGTTGGAGCAGCTGACAGATGCCTTCTGGGACTATGTCGCCAAGGCAACAAAAACTGCCGACGACACCGTCCAGATGATCAGGAAGTCTCAGCTGGGACAGGATGTCAA tGACCGTATCACAGAGAGCGCTGATGTGGCCAGCCAATATGCCATCTCCCTTCAGGAGCAGCTTCCTCCTGCAGCCAAGGACCTGATGACCAAGATTACCCAGGAAGCTGAGGTGCTGAGAGAGCGTCTGGAGCAGGACCTGGGCAGCGTCAAGGGGAAACTGGAGCCCTACGCGGAGGAGATCAAGACACAAGTCCAGCAGAGAGTGGAGCAGCTGAAACAGGATCTGGCCCCTTACGCAGAGTCCCTGGACTCCGAGGCCCTGAGGGCCACCCTGCTCCAGAAGAGTGAGGAGCTGAAGGGGAGTCTGGAGCAGAGTGTGAAGGAGATGCAGTCCCAGCTGGGTCCCTACACAGATGAGCTGAAGCAGAAAGTGGACCTGCGCCTGCAGGACTTCCAGAAGAGTGTGGCCCCCCTGGCAGAGAACCTCCAGAGCCAGCTGACCACCAGAGCTCAGATGGTGCAGCAGAGCCTAGCCCCCTATGCTGAGGACCTCAAGGACAAGCTGGACCCCTATGCCCAGGACCTGAAGGCCCAGCTTACTGCCCTCTACCAGGCCTTCACCAACACCAACTAA